The proteins below are encoded in one region of Ascaphus truei isolate aAscTru1 chromosome 10, aAscTru1.hap1, whole genome shotgun sequence:
- the S1PR1 gene encoding sphingosine 1-phosphate receptor 1, which translates to MTPTRSDYNNQDIIITHYNYTGKLKTGSSSDIKLTSILFIIICCFIILENVLVLLTIWRTKKFHRPMYYFIGNLALSDLLAGAAYTTNILLSGHNTYYLTPAQWLVREGSMFVALSASVFSLLAIATERYITMLKMKLHNGSSSSRSFLLISGCWGLSLFLGGLPIMGWNCIQKLHHCSTVLPLYHKHYILFCTTIFSILLMAIVALYARIYFLVRTRSRRLTFRKNFAKTSRSSEKSMALLKTVIIVLSAFILCWSPLFILLLLDVGCKVKTCPVLFKAEYFLALAVLNSATNPVIYTLTNREMRRAFLKMACCCECPILQQGTKVKKPIITGMEFSRSKSDNSSHPQKEEGEYPGTLMSSGNMTSSS; encoded by the coding sequence ATGACCCCGACTAGAAGCGATTACAATAATCAAGACATCATCATCACCCATTACAACTACACGGGGAAGCTGAAGACTGGCTCAAGCAGTGATATCAAGCTCACGTCCatcctcttcatcatcatctGCTGCTTCATCATCCTGGAGAATGTTCTGGTGCTTCTCACCATCTGGAGGACCAAGAAGTTCCACCGGCCCATGTACTATTTCATCGGCAACCTGGCTCTCTCCGATTTATTGGCTGGAGCCGCCTACACCACCAACATTCTCCTGTCCGGACACAACACGTACTATCTGACCCCGGCCCAGTGGCTGGTCCGGGAGGGGAGTATGTTTGTggctctctccgcctctgtcTTCAGCCTCCTGGCTATCGCTACTGAGCGCTACATTACGATGCTGAAAATGAAGTTGCACAATGGGAGCAGCAGTTCCAGGTCATTCCTTCTGATCAGTGGTTGTTGGGGTTTGTCTCTGTTCCTCGGAGGTCTCCCTATTATGGGCTGGAACTGTATCCAGAAACTGCACCACTGCTCCACGGTGCTGCCCTTGTACCACAAGCATTACATCCTCTTCTGCACCACCATTTTTAGCATCCTACTGATGGCAATTGTGGCGCTGTATGCCAGGATTTATTTCCTGGTGAGGACACGCAGTAGGCGCCTGACCTTCAGGAAGAACTTTGCGAAGACCAGCAGGAGCTCCGAGAAGTCCATGGCGCTACTCAAAACGGTAATCATTGTCCTTAGCGCCTTCATCCTCTGCTGGTCTCCGCTCTTCATCCTCCTCTTGCTTGACGTTGGGTGTAAGGTCAAGACATGCCCTGTCCTGTTCAAAGCAGAGTACTTCTTGGCTCTGGCCGTCCTCAACTCGGCCACCAACCCTGTCATCTACACCTTGACCAACAGGGAGATGAGACGGGCCTTCCTAAAGATGGCATGCTGCTGTGAATGCCCCATCCTGCAACAGGGGACCAAGGTCAAGAAGCCGATCATCACAGGGATGGAGTTTAGCAGGAGTAAATCGGACAACTCTTCACATCCGcaaaaggaggagggggagtacCCAGGGACCCTCATGTCTTCTGGCAACATGACCTCCTCCTCCTAG